The Mustela erminea isolate mMusErm1 chromosome 18, mMusErm1.Pri, whole genome shotgun sequence genome has a window encoding:
- the CENPV gene encoding centromere protein V, translating to MRRARSSAAAKPRGQKRPRASGTSGAPAAAPSAPSASRARRSAGQAGGDSRAAARQPSAKRRPRQSSPRAQEAGPGQPPPELPPLPLPPPPPPPTPSTPAATLPDLGDQRERWETFQKRQRLTFEGAAKLLLDTFEYQGLVKHTGGCHCGAVRFEVWASADLHIFDCNCSICKKKQNRHFIVPASRFKLLKGAESITTYTFNTHKAQHTFCKRCGVQSFYTPRSNPGGFGIAPHCLDEGTVRSVVIEEFNGTDWEKAMKEHKTIKNMSKE from the exons ATGCGGCGGGCGAGGAGCAGCGCGGCCGCTAAGCCACGCGGGCAGAAGCGGCCCAGGGCCTCCGGTACCTCCGGGGCCCCCGCGGCCGCCCCCTCGGCCCCCAGCGCCAGCCGCGCCCGGCGCTCCGCGGGTCAGGCCGGGGGCGACAGCCGGGCGGCGGCGAGGCAGCCGTCGGCGAAGCGGCGGCCGAGGCAGTCGTCGCCGCGGGCCCAGGAGGCGGGCCCGGGGCAGCCGCCACCGGagctgccgccgctgccgctgccgccgccgccgccgccgccgaccCCCTCTACCCCGGCTGCCACTCTGCCTGACCTGGGCGACCAGCGGGAGCGCTGGGAGACGTTCCAGAAGCGACAGAGGCTCACCTTCGAGGGCGCCGCCAAGCTGCTGCTGGACACCTT TGAGTACCAGGGCCTGGTGAAGCATACGGGAGGTTGCCACTGTGGAGCTGTTCGCTTCGAAGTTTGGGCCTCGGCCGACTTGCACATCTTCGACTGCAA CTGCAGCATttgcaagaagaaacagaatagacACTTCATTGTCCCGGCTTCTCGCTTCAAGCTCCTGAAG GGAGCCGAGAGCATAACCACGTACACGTTCAACACGCACAAAGCTCAGCACACCTTCTGTAAGAGGTGCGGCGTCCAGAGTTTCTACACTCCGCGCTCCAACCCTGGAGGCTTTG GAATCGCTCCCCATTGCCTGGATGAGGGCACCGTGCGGAGTGTGGTCATCGAGGAGTTCAACGGGACCGATTGGGAAAAGGCCATGAAGGAGCACAAGACCATCAAGAACATGTCTAAGGAGTGA